One window of the Hyperolius riggenbachi isolate aHypRig1 chromosome 5, aHypRig1.pri, whole genome shotgun sequence genome contains the following:
- the LOC137517999 gene encoding uncharacterized protein yields the protein MFPDVLLLLCVAAYMRRRPRTRRYWVHPMLQERRRKGQFRTLYRDLRHHPEKFFGYTRMSVSSFDGLLAKLKDALRRQDTNFHLAITPTERLLITLRFLATGHSYAALHYQFLMGRSTIRYLVLDTCKLIWKVLQPEFMPTPDVPMWEANMQLFWEKHDFPNCLGAVDGKHVRLVMPAFTGSLYYNYKKFFSLVLMAVVDPNLKCIYVDVGAYGSSHDSSVFQHSRFGVKLRTGQMTLPPPRPWPDTVEPPYPCVFVADEAFALSEHVMRPYAQRDMTHKKVVFNNRLTKARQVVECAFGILNGAFITLL from the exons atgtttcctgATGTGCTGTTATTGCTCTGTGTAGCAGCATATATGAGACGTAGGCCAAGGACAAGGAGATACTGGGTGCATCCCATGCTACAAGAGCGGCGCCGGAAGGGTCAATTTAGGACCCTATATAGAGATTTGAGGCACCATCCAGAAAAGTTTTTTGGCTACACCCGCATGTCTGTGTCCAG TTTTGATGGCCTTTTAGCCAAACTGAAGGATGCCCTTCGCCGACAAGACACTAACTTTCACCTAGCAATCACACCAACTGAGCGACTCCTCATAACATTGAG atttctggcaacagggCATTCATATGCAGCACTTCACTACCAATTCCTCATGGGAAGAAGTACAATCCGATACTTAGTTTTGGACACCTGCAAATTGATCTGGAAAGTACTTCAACCGGAATTTATGCCAACTCCTGACGTACCTATGTGGGAGGCTAACATGCAGCTTTTTTGGGAGAAACATGATTTCCCTAACTGCCTTGGAGCAGTGGATGGGAAACATGTCAGACTGGTTATGCCTGCATTCACTGGCAGTCtctattacaattataaaaaattctTTTCACTAGTGCTCATGGCTGTTGTGGATCCTAATTTGAAATGTATCTATGTGGATGTTGGGGCTTACGGAAGTTCCCATGATTCCTCAGTCTTCCAGCACAGTCGATTTGGCGTGAAGCTTCGCACAGGCCAGATGACTTTACCACCGCCACGCCCCTGGCCTGACACTGTAGAACCACCTTACCCCTGTGTGTTTGTGGCTGATGAGGCCTTTGCACTGTCTGAGCATGTTATGAGACCGTATGCACAGAGAGATATGACTCATAAGAAAGTAGTCTTTAATAACCGCCTGACCAAAGCCAGACAAGTAGTAGAATGTGCTTTTGGAATTCTAAATGGCGCATTTATCACACTGCTATAA